One genomic region from Leptospira tipperaryensis encodes:
- a CDS encoding patatin-like phospholipase family protein has translation MSSILSRISFPWNSTSYSLAIAGGGCKAFYGLGAGHSFRKWGLNLSQISGVSAGAAMALCILSEREEESITYFEELARRNSKNFRFLNLFKGLSPFPHENITRRSIRYSLDLKKIKESSVKVFIGAVKAKPIHKIHGTKTSVSRLISRTMQAYIQDERDKLKGRIANRVQSIFDEWSLENIVYSEKDLKEPETVEQILLNSSSVPPVVSLQRKNDEFFLDGGLTNNLLLEYFSYSQPKIGIYYEDNTIVGKSSDVLKNTYLFKPSRPIGISSFDYTNPVGVRKAFELGKEDAENRKNEILDFIQKVR, from the coding sequence ATGAGTTCGATCCTAAGCCGCATCTCCTTTCCGTGGAATTCCACTTCTTATTCTCTTGCGATCGCAGGAGGAGGATGTAAGGCGTTTTACGGTCTTGGAGCCGGTCATTCGTTTCGAAAATGGGGATTGAATCTTTCTCAAATTTCTGGGGTCAGCGCCGGAGCCGCGATGGCGCTTTGTATTCTTTCCGAAAGAGAAGAAGAAAGCATAACGTATTTTGAGGAACTCGCCAGAAGAAATTCTAAAAATTTTCGTTTCCTAAATCTTTTCAAAGGATTGTCTCCGTTTCCTCACGAGAATATTACGAGAAGATCGATTCGTTATAGCCTCGATCTAAAAAAAATCAAAGAATCCTCCGTAAAAGTTTTTATCGGCGCCGTAAAAGCAAAGCCGATCCATAAAATTCACGGAACAAAAACTTCAGTCTCTCGTTTGATTTCGCGAACGATGCAGGCTTACATTCAGGACGAACGAGACAAGCTCAAAGGAAGAATAGCGAACCGCGTTCAGTCGATCTTTGACGAATGGAGTCTGGAAAATATCGTATATTCGGAAAAGGATCTCAAAGAACCCGAAACCGTAGAACAGATCCTACTCAATTCCTCATCGGTTCCGCCCGTGGTTTCTCTTCAAAGAAAGAACGACGAATTCTTTTTGGATGGAGGGCTTACGAATAACTTACTTCTGGAATACTTTTCTTATTCCCAACCCAAAATCGGAATCTACTACGAAGACAACACGATCGTCGGCAAATCTTCGGATGTTTTAAAGAATACTTATCTTTTCAAACCCTCTCGCCCGATCGGGATTAGTTCCTTTGATTATACAAATCCGGTCGGGGTTCGAAAGGCCTTTGAACTCGGAAAGGAAGACGCGGAGAATCGAAAGAATGAGATTTTGGATTTTATTCAGAAGGTTCGATAA
- a CDS encoding DUF962 domain-containing protein: MKSVETWFGEYADSHRNPVNKNIHWICVPLIYFTVIGLLWSIPVPSIFASVPYLNFATIALVLALAFYIRLSPALAFGMLLLTSLMIYLIILLQATVLPVMIGTYAYGLVDLSITIFVLAWIGQFIGHKIEGKKPSFFKDIQFLMIGPIWLLGFVYQKLKIAY, encoded by the coding sequence ATGAAATCCGTAGAAACTTGGTTTGGCGAATACGCCGACAGTCACAGAAATCCAGTCAATAAAAACATCCATTGGATCTGCGTTCCGTTGATTTACTTTACCGTCATCGGTCTTCTTTGGTCGATTCCGGTTCCTTCAATTTTTGCATCCGTTCCTTATCTGAACTTCGCGACCATCGCTCTTGTGTTAGCCCTTGCGTTTTACATCCGACTTTCACCGGCTTTGGCTTTCGGGATGTTACTTCTTACCTCGCTCATGATCTATCTGATCATTCTCTTACAAGCAACCGTGCTTCCAGTAATGATCGGAACTTACGCGTATGGACTTGTCGATCTTTCGATCACGATCTTTGTCTTGGCTTGGATCGGACAATTTATCGGACACAAGATCGAAGGGAAAAAACCTTCTTTCTTTAAAGACATTCAGTTTTTGATGATTGGTCCGATTTGGCTCTTGGGCTTCGTTTATCAAAAATTGAAAATCGCATACTGA
- a CDS encoding TetR/AcrR family transcriptional regulator — MPKIVNHEKYKIEILSKCVDILARRGYSAVSMREIATELDVSTGTLYHYFATKEDIFKELVKFVLNKDIEELQLYSKGNPGQTLETRVDSLFQMIQAREFYFQNLLYIICDVSRLKNHEEEKVLIADAMKEYVNIITKHLGVTNPTLNRILISVILGTVVQRIVDGDAISLGDTSEVIKDFMAVILSNSFTF; from the coding sequence ATGCCAAAGATAGTAAATCATGAAAAATACAAAATAGAAATTCTGTCCAAGTGTGTGGATATTCTGGCGCGGAGAGGATACTCTGCAGTTTCCATGAGAGAAATTGCAACCGAACTGGACGTTTCCACGGGAACTCTCTATCACTACTTTGCAACCAAAGAAGACATTTTTAAAGAGTTGGTAAAGTTCGTCCTCAATAAGGACATCGAAGAATTACAACTTTATTCCAAAGGAAACCCAGGTCAGACGCTCGAAACAAGAGTCGATTCTCTTTTTCAGATGATCCAAGCGAGAGAATTCTACTTTCAGAATCTACTCTACATCATCTGCGACGTTTCCAGACTCAAGAATCACGAAGAAGAAAAAGTTCTCATCGCCGATGCGATGAAAGAATACGTGAACATCATTACAAAACATCTCGGAGTTACAAACCCGACCTTAAACCGTATTTTGATCAGCGTAATCTTAGGAACCGTAGTTCAAAGAATCGTGGACGGAGACGCGATTAGCTTGGGTGATACTTCGGAAGTTATCAAAGATTTTATGGCTGTGATTCTTTCCAACTCTTTCACTTTCTAA
- a CDS encoding glycerol-3-phosphate dehydrogenase/oxidase has protein sequence MAIKTKSTSTKTNTSKSSTSSVYDLLIVGGGITGANVLWDSTLRGLKSILLEKNDYASGTSQATSKLIHGGLRYLKNFELGLVRESLRERATLARITPNAVQTMGFLVPVYSQAERIVLKLGMEMYNALSYDRNRNISEDRLIPKYSFLSKEQTIMESPTLEREKLKGSYLYYDYLNLNPERHTSEFIFSAREKGAEAKNYTEVISIARNNDSTYQVVAKDKLSGKEISFRTKCVVNAAGPWADFVESLAGVPADKNLVRSKGIHVVTRKICGDKTIVTKKKDGTHIFIIPWRNKTIIGTTDTEYPDSPDAFRVTKKDIEDLLSEVNFSFGYTDLTVKDVDFYYGGLRPLVEDPSETTSTYNASRKTEIFDHKDAGFPGFFTAMGGKYTTSRAVGEMVVNKIVEFLPGEFRACETEIIPPATGDYSDLPSLMRDLSRKFPKLRGELIETAATRYGSQSYSILSKSGAQEEFYTLQNGEKFFESELRFIAGREDIRFATDFFFRRSGVGVPGLPEEKETNRLIRSLGKHLKWNPSRIQKETKAVEERYRIF, from the coding sequence ATGGCAATAAAAACAAAGTCTACTTCTACTAAAACGAATACTTCCAAGAGTTCTACTTCTTCCGTATACGATCTTTTGATTGTTGGAGGTGGAATTACAGGTGCAAATGTTCTCTGGGATTCTACGTTACGAGGTTTGAAGTCGATTCTGTTGGAAAAAAACGATTATGCGTCGGGAACGAGTCAGGCCACGTCCAAGTTGATTCACGGCGGGCTACGTTATCTAAAAAATTTCGAATTGGGTTTAGTTCGCGAATCTCTTCGGGAAAGAGCCACCCTCGCAAGAATTACTCCGAACGCTGTGCAAACGATGGGTTTTCTCGTGCCTGTATATTCTCAAGCAGAAAGAATCGTTTTGAAACTAGGAATGGAAATGTACAACGCTCTTTCCTATGATCGGAATCGGAATATCTCGGAAGACCGTTTGATTCCGAAATACTCTTTCCTATCAAAAGAGCAAACGATCATGGAATCTCCGACTCTCGAAAGGGAAAAATTAAAAGGCTCTTATCTATATTACGATTATCTCAATCTCAATCCGGAACGTCATACTTCGGAATTTATATTTTCCGCGAGGGAAAAGGGCGCCGAAGCAAAAAATTATACCGAAGTGATTTCGATCGCGCGTAACAACGATTCCACCTATCAAGTCGTCGCCAAAGACAAGTTAAGCGGAAAGGAAATTTCCTTTCGGACCAAATGTGTCGTCAATGCCGCCGGCCCCTGGGCGGATTTTGTGGAATCTCTGGCCGGAGTTCCCGCCGATAAAAATTTGGTTCGCTCCAAAGGAATCCACGTCGTTACGAGAAAGATATGCGGCGATAAAACGATCGTAACTAAAAAGAAAGACGGAACTCATATCTTTATCATTCCTTGGAGAAATAAGACCATCATCGGAACCACCGATACGGAATATCCCGATAGTCCGGATGCGTTTCGAGTCACCAAAAAAGACATCGAAGATTTGTTAAGCGAAGTGAACTTTTCCTTTGGCTACACGGACCTTACGGTAAAAGACGTGGATTTTTATTACGGAGGTTTACGTCCTTTGGTGGAAGATCCGAGTGAAACGACGTCTACTTACAACGCGTCTCGTAAAACGGAGATCTTTGATCATAAGGATGCAGGTTTCCCCGGATTTTTTACTGCGATGGGCGGTAAATATACTACGAGCCGCGCCGTAGGCGAGATGGTAGTCAATAAGATAGTGGAATTTTTACCCGGAGAATTCCGTGCTTGCGAAACCGAAATCATTCCTCCGGCTACGGGAGATTATTCAGATCTGCCTTCTTTGATGAGAGACCTAAGTCGAAAGTTTCCGAAATTGAGAGGGGAGTTGATCGAGACGGCCGCTACAAGATACGGATCTCAGTCTTATTCCATTCTTTCCAAAAGCGGAGCTCAGGAAGAATTTTATACCTTACAGAACGGAGAAAAATTCTTTGAGAGTGAACTGAGATTTATTGCGGGAAGGGAAGACATTCGATTTGCGACCGACTTCTTCTTTCGCAGATCCGGGGTGGGAGTTCCGGGTCTTCCGGAAGAAAAAGAAACGAATCGATTGATTCGTTCTCTTGGAAAACATCTAAAGTGGAACCCGAGTCGGATTCAAAAAGAAACAAAGGCAGTGGAAGAACGTTATCGGATCTTTTGA
- a CDS encoding SpoIIE family protein phosphatase: MTLPSTFKRYFRLFFDIHEDRIRYAKEYVEDLHRQARLLHYPGSIIGTFVWLGFALDTDRKLHPEFPELFYFRIGLSLLSSFFLISIAIDKFARTQLRGKGLEWAYILFVYLLNVTAFFTGRIADDPNYVSGLQIVVMSMVFMPFPRKALILLYSVSILSFVSAVFLYHPNLSTDQASYSMQNLAISYLLAFFSGFIVERYRFSNFVSHFKILEKNREISENMEQIQGLKEKQDGDYFLTSLLLDPLIAKKTESGPIQIDFALNQYKKFSFREKEYELGGDYLSAYDLTLQGKKFKAFINGDAMGKSIQGAGGALVLGAVYNSVIIRSKMDPDSANRSPERWLKDCFTDLQKVFETFDGSMLVSAVLGLVEESTGTLYYLNIEHPWLVIYRDGKASFIDPETHFYKLGVGGIHGQVFVKVFQMKPGDKVFCGSDGKDDLILDANFEGKRKINEDETEFLRRVEEAKGELSEIEDLLLAVGSFSDDYSLLSIRFTGTPSTPIEQDRFSRAKKAALSNDFVGALTIYEETNGKNELSSEELKLFARLLDKTGKISQALSKALQALTEDPADHELLLYTSLLSKRTYSQTKDPSLLKKAEELGERFRLRFPDHVKNLIHLADVYRLQGNLNRAVFLIERAGELDPKNERVKELKELLRS, translated from the coding sequence ATGACCTTGCCTAGTACCTTCAAAAGATACTTCCGTCTCTTCTTTGACATTCACGAAGATAGAATCCGTTATGCGAAAGAATACGTGGAGGATCTGCACAGACAGGCGCGGCTTCTCCATTATCCTGGATCCATCATCGGAACTTTTGTTTGGTTGGGTTTCGCGTTAGACACCGATCGAAAATTACATCCCGAATTTCCCGAACTTTTTTATTTTCGAATCGGGCTGAGCTTACTTAGCTCCTTCTTTTTGATTTCCATCGCGATCGATAAATTCGCAAGAACCCAACTCCGAGGTAAGGGTTTGGAGTGGGCCTACATTCTCTTTGTATATCTTTTAAACGTTACCGCCTTTTTTACCGGAAGAATCGCCGACGATCCCAATTATGTTTCCGGACTTCAGATCGTAGTGATGTCCATGGTTTTTATGCCTTTTCCGAGAAAGGCTTTGATTCTTCTATATTCCGTTTCCATTCTCAGTTTTGTAAGCGCGGTTTTTTTATATCACCCAAATCTTTCCACGGATCAAGCGTCTTATTCCATGCAGAATCTTGCGATCAGTTATCTCCTCGCTTTTTTCAGCGGCTTTATCGTGGAACGATATCGATTTTCTAACTTTGTCAGTCATTTTAAAATCTTAGAAAAGAATCGGGAAATTTCCGAGAACATGGAACAGATTCAAGGACTGAAAGAAAAACAGGACGGGGATTATTTCCTTACCTCCCTTCTCTTGGATCCTTTGATCGCAAAAAAAACGGAAAGCGGTCCGATCCAAATCGACTTTGCTTTGAATCAGTATAAGAAATTCAGTTTTAGAGAAAAGGAATATGAATTGGGAGGGGACTATCTCAGCGCTTACGACCTCACCCTCCAGGGAAAAAAATTCAAAGCGTTTATCAACGGAGACGCGATGGGCAAATCCATCCAAGGAGCCGGCGGAGCCTTAGTGTTAGGAGCCGTGTATAATTCAGTGATCATTCGTTCAAAGATGGATCCGGATTCCGCAAACCGGTCCCCCGAAAGATGGTTAAAGGATTGTTTTACCGATCTTCAAAAAGTTTTCGAAACCTTTGACGGAAGCATGCTCGTCTCCGCTGTTCTCGGCCTCGTGGAAGAAAGCACGGGAACATTATATTATCTGAATATAGAACATCCTTGGTTGGTGATCTACCGGGACGGCAAAGCTTCCTTTATAGATCCGGAAACCCATTTTTATAAATTGGGCGTAGGAGGTATTCATGGGCAGGTGTTTGTAAAAGTCTTTCAAATGAAACCGGGAGACAAAGTTTTCTGCGGTTCCGACGGTAAGGACGATCTCATCTTGGATGCCAACTTCGAAGGAAAGAGAAAGATCAACGAAGACGAAACCGAATTCTTAAGAAGAGTGGAAGAAGCTAAGGGAGAATTGTCTGAAATCGAGGATCTCCTTTTGGCAGTGGGAAGTTTTTCCGACGACTATAGCCTTCTATCGATCCGATTTACAGGAACCCCTTCTACCCCGATCGAACAGGATCGATTCTCCAGAGCCAAGAAGGCGGCTCTTTCGAATGACTTTGTAGGAGCTCTTACGATCTACGAAGAGACAAACGGGAAAAACGAACTTTCTTCCGAAGAACTCAAACTTTTTGCCAGACTTTTGGATAAGACCGGAAAAATTTCCCAGGCACTTTCCAAAGCGTTGCAAGCTCTGACGGAAGATCCGGCGGATCACGAACTTCTTCTCTACACTTCCTTACTTTCCAAAAGAACTTATTCTCAAACCAAGGATCCTTCTCTTCTCAAAAAAGCGGAAGAATTGGGGGAACGATTTCGACTTCGATTTCCGGATCACGTTAAGAATCTGATCCATCTGGCTGACGTTTATCGTCTCCAGGGAAATCTGAACCGAGCGGTCTTTCTGATCGAAAGAGCCGGAGAACTGGATCCCAAAAACGAGCGAGTCAAAGAACTCAAGGAACTGCTTCGTTCTTAA
- a CDS encoding FAD-binding oxidoreductase yields MFYTELNAKIDYSRDNLRWNAWGAYGQDFFRVGQMQEILEFLSEEFNVTEIRKTPPVALEEVTLPKSALSPAQIRELSKISGTKHFSTERRERVFHSAGKSYYDVLRLSFNTLKHFVDGVIYPGKESEIAKILEYCSKNQITVIPFGGGSSVVGGLEVLKGKGQKSVLSLDTTRMDGLIRLDKESHLATFQAGIYGPKLEKILNDQGFTLGHFPQSFEYSTLGGWIAARSAGQQSNRYGKIEEILTCLKVVTPSGVVETLRDPASSTGPDLNQIFAGSEGLLGIISEVTIKIHKLPETRKYFGIVFPNFSAGLNFIKEVNHREIPTSMIRLSDTNETRLYQTLGTLGKKNTPARWLKNKIQNAVLSWKSIGEDKCVILLGMDGTKLDVAQNFAKIKKVIPMFGGLYAGTHLGEQWIHSRYNMPFLRNHVMENGIGVDTMETSTTYDRVLHLHKEGVAALEKSIPGSIAMCHISHSYHEGACLYYTIIFPMDSKKPADQWFKMKRTVSDCFIQNGAPISHHHGVGFDHKSWYEKSTSKPALLGLRAFKKEIDKKEILNPGKVFY; encoded by the coding sequence ATGTTTTATACCGAACTCAATGCAAAAATAGATTATTCAAGAGATAACTTGAGATGGAACGCCTGGGGAGCATACGGCCAAGACTTTTTTAGAGTGGGTCAAATGCAGGAGATTCTGGAATTTCTTTCTGAAGAATTCAACGTCACCGAAATCCGAAAAACGCCTCCCGTTGCGTTAGAAGAAGTGACCCTTCCCAAATCCGCGCTTAGCCCCGCACAAATCCGCGAACTGAGTAAGATCAGCGGAACCAAACATTTTTCTACAGAGCGCAGAGAGAGAGTTTTCCATTCCGCCGGAAAAAGTTACTACGACGTTCTCAGACTTTCCTTCAATACTCTCAAACATTTCGTAGATGGGGTCATCTACCCCGGAAAAGAATCTGAAATCGCAAAAATTTTAGAATACTGTTCCAAAAATCAAATCACCGTTATCCCGTTTGGCGGCGGTTCTTCCGTCGTTGGCGGTCTGGAAGTTCTTAAGGGAAAAGGTCAGAAGTCGGTTCTTTCCCTCGATACGACTCGAATGGACGGGCTCATCCGTTTGGACAAAGAAAGTCATCTCGCCACTTTCCAAGCCGGAATCTACGGACCAAAATTGGAAAAGATTCTAAACGATCAGGGTTTTACCCTCGGACATTTTCCACAGTCTTTTGAATATTCTACACTCGGAGGTTGGATCGCTGCGAGAAGCGCGGGACAACAATCCAATCGTTACGGAAAAATTGAAGAAATTCTTACCTGTTTAAAAGTAGTAACTCCTTCCGGAGTTGTGGAAACTTTGAGAGATCCCGCTTCTTCCACTGGACCGGATCTCAATCAAATCTTTGCGGGAAGCGAAGGTTTACTCGGAATCATCTCCGAAGTGACGATCAAGATTCATAAACTTCCGGAAACCAGAAAGTATTTTGGAATCGTTTTCCCGAACTTTTCAGCCGGTTTGAATTTTATCAAAGAAGTAAACCACAGAGAAATTCCGACTTCCATGATTCGACTTTCCGATACCAACGAAACTCGCCTGTATCAGACGTTAGGCACGCTTGGTAAGAAAAACACTCCTGCTCGCTGGTTAAAAAATAAGATCCAAAACGCAGTTCTCAGCTGGAAATCGATCGGAGAAGATAAATGTGTGATTCTTCTAGGAATGGACGGAACCAAACTGGATGTGGCTCAGAACTTCGCTAAAATCAAAAAGGTAATTCCGATGTTCGGAGGTTTGTACGCGGGAACTCACCTCGGCGAACAATGGATTCATTCCAGATACAATATGCCATTCTTACGCAATCACGTAATGGAGAATGGAATCGGAGTGGATACGATGGAAACTTCCACGACATACGATCGGGTGCTTCATCTTCATAAAGAAGGCGTCGCCGCTCTTGAAAAATCGATTCCGGGTTCTATCGCGATGTGTCATATCTCTCACAGTTATCACGAGGGAGCTTGTCTCTACTACACGATCATCTTTCCGATGGATTCTAAAAAACCCGCCGATCAGTGGTTCAAAATGAAACGAACCGTCTCGGATTGTTTTATCCAAAACGGAGCTCCGATTTCCCATCACCACGGAGTCGGTTTTGATCATAAGTCTTGGTATGAAAAGTCCACGTCCAAACCCGCCTTATTGGGTTTGAGGGCGTTTAAAAAAGAGATCGATAAAAAAGAGATCTTAAATCCTGGGAAAGTTTTTTACTAA
- a CDS encoding enoyl-CoA hydratase/isomerase family protein: protein MLSEIRNNHILELYIETNEVNSLDGDFFKTISAKLDSIAKDPTIKAVILTSKNEKFFSNGFNPEIFVDKTLEQIQDVLRLALDTASKLLFFERPIVCAMNGHSMGLGAVYAIFCDYRMMVEKKGRLGFPESQIGINFPSVAGFMLKETVGIAAARDLLYSGKGLKAEEAKEIGLIDDVATSAEEMMVKARKYCDQFKDMAIESVTGIKVSLRDPVRIFAEKNAERDVTLLSSAVFSRNGQEGMKSILERRRPVFQ from the coding sequence ATGCTTTCTGAAATTAGAAACAATCATATTTTGGAACTCTATATCGAAACAAACGAGGTCAATTCTCTAGATGGAGATTTTTTTAAAACGATCTCGGCGAAACTAGATTCGATTGCAAAGGATCCGACGATCAAGGCGGTCATTCTTACTTCCAAAAATGAAAAGTTTTTTTCCAACGGATTCAATCCCGAGATTTTTGTGGATAAAACGTTGGAACAAATTCAAGACGTACTCCGTCTTGCTCTGGATACGGCTTCTAAACTTCTTTTTTTTGAAAGACCGATCGTCTGCGCGATGAACGGACATTCGATGGGTTTGGGCGCGGTATATGCAATTTTTTGCGATTACCGAATGATGGTGGAAAAGAAAGGCCGTCTTGGGTTTCCGGAATCTCAGATCGGAATCAACTTTCCGTCAGTCGCGGGTTTTATGTTAAAGGAAACAGTTGGAATCGCGGCCGCGCGCGATCTTCTCTATTCCGGAAAAGGTCTGAAAGCGGAAGAAGCCAAAGAGATCGGTCTGATCGACGACGTTGCAACCTCGGCAGAAGAGATGATGGTGAAGGCGAGAAAATATTGTGATCAGTTCAAGGATATGGCGATCGAGTCCGTGACCGGAATCAAAGTTTCTCTTCGAGATCCGGTTCGTATCTTTGCGGAGAAGAACGCGGAAAGAGACGTTACTCTTCTTTCCAGCGCGGTTTTTTCCAGAAATGGTCAAGAAGGAATGAAGTCCATTCTTGAAAGAAGAAGACCCGTATTTCAGTAA
- a CDS encoding LolA family protein: MKLKIHSICIMFLLTFYGCTTPQIEEISFPDKGNLKFLSSKNPEAAKILKSIKELESKNSSYSGEFSMRIENFVPKKESFSADGKIYYDRASGKMYIELSDPFFGMIVSRVFTDGISIQIKTANSNTQTLPMGDIVFKDPSGKKQSTIPFPVLYSLLSNNSSGLAGTDPTFVNLSERAILVKKPGEDITFWMTEFGISSVELLSKKSNLKAITKVQGVVSFPPKTTITRIVEPKTNLDQNKIEIRMKKIALSETIPDSKFQF, encoded by the coding sequence ATGAAACTTAAAATACATTCTATTTGTATAATGTTCTTACTGACCTTTTATGGCTGCACGACCCCGCAGATCGAAGAGATTTCCTTTCCTGATAAGGGGAATTTGAAATTCTTATCCTCCAAAAATCCGGAAGCGGCGAAAATTCTAAAATCCATAAAGGAACTTGAAAGTAAGAACAGTTCTTATTCCGGAGAATTCTCTATGAGGATCGAGAACTTTGTTCCCAAGAAGGAAAGTTTTTCGGCGGACGGAAAGATCTACTACGACCGCGCTTCCGGAAAGATGTACATCGAACTTTCGGATCCGTTTTTCGGAATGATCGTTTCGAGAGTTTTTACGGATGGGATTTCGATTCAGATCAAAACCGCAAATTCAAATACGCAGACGCTTCCGATGGGAGATATCGTGTTCAAGGATCCGAGCGGAAAAAAACAATCCACGATTCCGTTTCCGGTTTTGTATTCTCTTCTTTCAAACAATAGCTCCGGGCTCGCAGGGACGGATCCTACGTTCGTCAATCTTTCCGAACGTGCGATTCTTGTAAAAAAACCGGGTGAGGATATCACGTTCTGGATGACGGAGTTTGGAATCAGCTCCGTGGAACTTCTTTCCAAAAAAAGCAATTTGAAGGCGATCACAAAAGTGCAGGGCGTCGTTTCCTTCCCGCCCAAGACTACGATCACAAGAATCGTGGAACCCAAAACGAATCTGGATCAAAATAAAATCGAAATTAGGATGAAGAAGATCGCTCTCTCGGAGACGATTCCAGATTCTAAATTTCAGTTTTGA
- a CDS encoding tetratricopeptide repeat protein produces MNQANNKNVSCRLSGFFSFTLWALVFCFGVFPLSLFSEEDCKYSQSTVAPEFFLSLAFEKQTEATRFPSQEKSKRAYEESVDFYERYIRCSELLKRPVSPVSRVAKANGHFALGQFESAQKEADAAIQADPQFRDAYLLKARVLIRMGEYQKASDYLEANLSRFADDSDLLYLLGSLNQELKNFPRAILYLTSLSDSIRNREGNPKYRSYVDKSLGELYFASGQTKKALYFLSSYLQQNPTDISTRLTLARIWNQLGKFASARKELNRILKVKKNLSSVEHLLAEMYFIESRSYAFEYFNVLNQQSKIPKGSVLEGLYLVLLGKQKEAKLILLPVKEKFPARLAVRLAMLDIYERENNPSFYLKELREVSEIIYGMQQFELAERTAQRASQIVNKTSEWNDAEIHDFLASCHEQSGSVYRAILESRKAVEKSEKKSDKLKFQLHLAYLLNSNPPNKKEEAENLIRDVLKLEPEMSYARYLLGIVLASKDKFKESLDEFNSAIEKEPGNGIYYFYRASVLEKLGQSDAMENDLKKSMEIDPTSPMAYNYLGYYLSEKGIRLEESLTLVQRAVELAPDNEAYQDSLGWIFFKLGNHDEALLHLQLAYQILKDKGEEDPVILEHIGDVYKEKNEFRNAIAYWEKSLKLFKKKEDATRLHKKLQNSAAENSANKNPK; encoded by the coding sequence ATGAATCAAGCAAATAATAAAAACGTCTCCTGTAGACTTTCCGGTTTCTTTTCTTTCACTCTTTGGGCCTTGGTTTTTTGTTTCGGCGTTTTTCCGTTGTCCCTTTTTTCGGAAGAAGATTGTAAATATTCCCAATCCACGGTCGCACCCGAATTCTTTTTATCCCTCGCTTTTGAAAAACAAACCGAAGCCACGAGGTTCCCTTCTCAGGAAAAATCAAAAAGGGCCTATGAAGAATCCGTTGATTTTTACGAAAGATACATTCGTTGTTCTGAATTACTCAAACGACCCGTTTCTCCCGTTTCCAGAGTCGCCAAGGCGAACGGACATTTCGCCTTAGGTCAGTTTGAGTCTGCCCAAAAAGAAGCGGACGCCGCCATCCAAGCCGATCCGCAGTTTCGAGACGCTTATCTTTTGAAAGCAAGAGTTCTCATTCGGATGGGAGAATATCAAAAGGCCAGCGATTATCTGGAAGCTAACCTAAGCCGTTTTGCTGACGATTCGGATCTTCTTTATCTTTTAGGTTCTTTGAATCAGGAACTTAAAAATTTTCCGAGAGCGATCCTTTATCTGACGTCCCTCAGCGACTCGATTCGAAATCGGGAAGGAAATCCCAAATACAGATCCTATGTGGATAAGTCTTTGGGAGAATTGTATTTTGCGAGTGGACAAACCAAAAAGGCCTTATATTTTTTGAGTTCGTATCTTCAGCAAAATCCAACGGATATTTCCACGAGACTCACTCTCGCGAGAATTTGGAACCAACTCGGAAAGTTTGCTTCCGCCAGAAAAGAGTTAAATCGAATTCTCAAAGTAAAAAAGAATCTTTCTTCGGTCGAGCATCTGCTCGCGGAAATGTATTTTATCGAGAGCCGCTCTTACGCATTCGAATATTTTAATGTTCTCAATCAGCAGTCCAAAATTCCGAAAGGAAGCGTTCTTGAAGGATTGTATCTGGTCTTACTCGGGAAACAGAAAGAGGCAAAGTTGATTCTTCTTCCTGTCAAAGAAAAATTTCCCGCTCGCCTCGCCGTTCGTTTGGCGATGCTGGATATTTATGAAAGGGAAAATAATCCCTCTTTCTATTTGAAAGAACTCAGAGAAGTTTCGGAAATCATTTACGGAATGCAGCAGTTCGAACTCGCGGAAAGAACCGCGCAGAGAGCGAGTCAGATTGTAAATAAAACTTCCGAATGGAACGACGCGGAGATCCATGATTTTTTGGCTTCTTGTCACGAACAATCCGGTTCCGTCTATCGCGCGATCTTAGAATCTCGTAAGGCAGTTGAGAAGTCGGAAAAAAAATCGGATAAACTCAAATTCCAACTCCACCTTGCTTACTTACTCAATTCGAATCCGCCAAACAAAAAAGAGGAAGCTGAGAATCTGATCCGAGACGTTTTGAAATTGGAACCGGAGATGTCTTACGCAAGATATCTTTTAGGAATCGTTCTCGCATCCAAGGACAAGTTTAAAGAATCCCTGGATGAATTCAATTCTGCGATCGAGAAAGAACCTGGAAACGGAATCTATTATTTTTATAGGGCTTCCGTTTTGGAAAAACTGGGACAATCGGATGCGATGGAAAACGATTTGAAAAAATCGATGGAGATCGATCCTACAAGCCCCATGGCTTACAATTATTTAGGTTATTATCTTTCCGAAAAAGGAATCCGTTTGGAAGAATCTTTGACCTTAGTACAAAGAGCAGTGGAACTCGCGCCCGACAACGAAGCCTATCAAGACAGTCTGGGTTGGATTTTCTTTAAGCTGGGAAATCACGACGAGGCACTTTTACATCTTCAACTCGCGTATCAGATTCTAAAAGATAAGGGAGAAGAAGATCCCGTAATTCTCGAACATATCGGAGACGTTTACAAAGAAAAAAACGAATTCAGAAACGCGATCGCCTATTGGGAAAAAAGTCTCAAACTTTTTAAGAAGAAGGAAGATGCGACCAGGCTTCATAAAAAACTGCAAAACAGCGCCGCGGAAAATTCCGCAAATAAAAATCCAAAATAA